The region ATGTTTCGTTTCAGTCAAATTTGctgttgaaaaataatttttaagacACGTTTGaattccttttatttttatttttaagtccAACTTTACCACAGAAAGTCATACTTGAACATTTTGTTTTGGAAATCCATGAAGGGGAATTTGGATCTGACATTGTGGAAACAACTTTGAATGCCGCTACACTACAcctgaaaaataatttaataggAATACGACCCAGAAAGTCGAAATATGTTAACTCTTCGACCTCGTGTTGCTACAACTGATTTAGTGTCGAAACTGAAATATGTTAATTAGCCACGCGGTCAAGACTGAGAATTCTTATTGTTGTCAACCGAAACAAATGCTTTAGCTATATTGTTTCAAATTGATTACCATTTGTTGACAAGGGaatgataatgtaaaataaCGTAACATAGTAGATAAGTGTAGATAATTTCCTGATGCCTAATGGATAAGTTCTTTTGACAAAATACAAGAGTATAAAAAGAAATATACATTTTTATCTGTCAcggatgtaaataaaaaaaaaggaagaagaagaagaagaagaagaagaagaagaagaagaaggaaaggaaaagaaagggtATTCAAGAACAAAACTATTTTCAAACTGACATCCAAGAAAATAATAACATTTCTTAATAATATATTTAATTCTCGAAACCAAAGACATTTACTAACGAAGTTTAGCGCAAATTAATTACCTTTCTCGGGAGAGTTGGGAGAATTGTCGACAGTTATGTAAACCCTCGACTGaatctcgggtttgcataagtgtctcgaattctcctaactccccctcgtgtttagatgaggccatggaaacacggaaaacgtcccctattgcttttataaaatatttcttgaagataattcgacaaatgaaggaaaatgctgtgtttttttacttctagattgaaacagattttcttgatacatgctcatattttctaccagccaatcaaaacgggcatctgacaacacatacCCAATCAATGttacagccgtgtttccatactctcatccaAGCACAGctgttgaccaatgagagtgcgcgtactatcctaattattttataaattgcCATTGTCCCATATGCCATGAATGAAGTTGTAGTGTCCTTCTAATTCAGTTAAGGGTGTCCATAATTTGTTTGGTTCCACCGTTTATAGCCAATTTGCTTTTCACATTTCtcgacttaaaaaaaattaaaaaaagtaaataaataaataaaattaaaaaagacaatttttcTAAACAAGCAGACTTTGGAGTAAATAACTGGCATAAGTGGTTACTACTCGATGATTACCTCTGACGAACAAGACCGCCATGAACTAGAAACCAGAGAAACGCTTgatcaatttttgtttcattaacaatATTTGTTAGGATATTTATGTTTAAAAAGAGCGTTATCTGGTTAAGAAAAGGCTCTTATATTGAAGCTCACGCTTGGCGTAACAATCATTCTATTGACTTCAACAATGCCAGAGTAATTGACAAAGGAAACTTCCGAATTCGAAAAACTATGGAATCTTGACACAACCGCTAACACTGACAAAGCAGACAATAACTCCAAGCCTTTGCCAAAACAAACCTCTATTCTTTTAGATTAGCgcgttttttttcccttctACTGTTTTTAGAATCTTTTCACACTTtcattttgtatatatttccatctcgTGCATTTACATGTTAGTTTTCAAAGGCTTTAGTCTGGAAGCCGATAGCTtacgtttttaaatttttgttaacCAGAGAACGCTTTTTTTACAAGAATATGTTTCTAAATCCTGGTTActcttttatttttaatatttgttaGCTTCattacctttttatttttcaaatttaggaCCGGGTGGCGTCAACCAACTTGGGGGTGTGTTCGTCAATGGTCGGCCATTGCCTGATTATATGCGACACAGAATCGTTGAGTTGGCACACTGCGGAGTCCGACCATCGGAAATCTCTCGGCAACTGCTCGTGTCTCACGGATGCGTCAGCAAAATTCTCGGCAGATATTACGAAACAGGCTCAGTGCGACCCGGGGCAATCGGAGGTAGTAAGCCCAAAGTCGCTACGCCACGTGTGGTGTCCAAGATCCTTGCGTATAAAGAAGACAACCCGTGTATATTTGCTTGGGAAATAAGGAACAACCTGCTCAGCGACGGAGTGTGTGACAAGAGCAATGTACCGAGCGTGAGCTCCATTAACAGGATCCTACGGAACGCAGCAGCCGAGAAAGAACAGCGCGTGGCACAAGAGAAAGCGAAGCACCACGTGCAGCACCTTCAACAACAGATCCCCAACACACCACAGTTGAATGGTTTTCAAGCCCAGATTGGATTTGCTATTCCATCGAATGCTCAAACAGCACTACCAACAACTCTTCAAACGCTTCAGCAACAGATGCCTGCTCCTCAAGCGTTGCCACAGGCTACCACACCTGTAGAGAAGCCAGCGCATACTCAGGAGATTGTACAGAGTATAGAGAAGACAGAGAGCGAGCAAGGTGGAACACCTCACAACGGTAATTGTCTCTTCGCGGCAACCTCATTTCAATTGCTTATATGCAGTTCATATATCAATTCATATGACAATTTATTTCTCTCTTTCCGAACAGCCGATTGGAACAATGTTGGGAGAATATTAGGTCGTTAAAGGACACAATTTTTAGAAAGATTTGCTTTTTTAGCGAACTTCGCTTGACCTTGGGTAGAAATACTACACTGATTACTTGGAGCTAAAGTTTCCGGGAAAATCTTAGTTTAGGGATAAAAATATAGTAACTTGAATGTTAAGCTTTATGTCGATACTTAACCAATTAAAGTTACCTTGGGAATTGCCCCTTCTCTAATAGGCAAAGAACATAACGGACAACCGGAAACCGAAGATAAACACAATGTACACGAGGAAAGCGAGAAAGGCGCATTGATCGAAGAGAGAAAACGAAAGCACGAGGACGCACCCGTCAACGGAGAACACAAGGGGGAGGACGTAAAGAAGGAAAATGATGGCACGACTGATGTCAATGGTAATGAGGGACCTGaagcaaagaagaagaaatttGACTACGTTGAGAGCAGTCACAAGAATGAAATGGTACTATAAAGATATCTTGATATAGGGCGTCATTCTTTACATTTTCTCATTAAAACACGAACCTGTTGCTATAAGACTTTGAACGCTAAAAGACCATGTGAAACTAGGCTACCTCGCTGACTTAAAGCCTTTACGACTTgaatttcaggaaaaaaaaaatctttttacaatttcgaacttgaaaaaatatatatatctcgTAGTAAGTCATGTCAATGTTCTCTACTCTGAACTCAGAAAATAACTAGCTCCCAGTTGGCTCTATCGATAGTTCAATTAGTAAAGCACTTCTCTGGTATCGAAACCTCTTAAGCTTGATTACAAACTTGTACTCCTATTACAATCGTTCTCCAATCTCTTTGATAACAGAAACTTAACCGTTATGCACGACAATGCAAGTTACTTGTTATCTCTCTTGAGTGTCTTGTTCGATAACGTTTAGAATGAATTTCTTCGCATCGATATTCATgtactttttttcttcatacaGCCCGTATACACTCGTGTATCTCCAACTTGGATCAAATACAATCCTATGATTCCAAGTGGATTTGCCATCGCAAGCAGTTTAAACGGTCTGAACGCAATTGCTGGTGACCTGAACGGTTTAAACGTTAATGTGAACGGAATGGGTGGCCTGAATGGTGTCAACGGATTAGGCGGAGTGGGAGCTGTAAATGGGTTGAATGGCATTGCGCAGATGAACGCCGTCAATGGAATGAATGGGATTAATGGAATCGGCAACGGATTGAGCAATGGAATGGGAATTATGAATGGTAACAACGCAATCAATGGAATAAACGGCATTGCTGGTATAAGTGCCATTAATGGCATAAACACCTTAAGCAACCTCGGTTGTCATAGTGTGAACGGGATGAATGCTATCAATGGTATGCATTCCATGAATGGTCTCAACGGACACAGCAATGGCGGCATCACACATCCTGGAATGGACCAAGAACGCTCTTTAGGGCACGGCCAAAATGGAATCAACGGGCACGCAGAAAATGTCCATTGGTCACCAACCTACCCAATGGTGTGCCTTCCAGATTCAAACAATTCCAATGGAATAACTCAAACTAACGGAATAAACAAACAGGATTCCTTTCCTCCACAGATTGCTTTCCAGATCACCAACACACCACGACCGGACCTTCAAACCAATTCAGCTAACTCCACGACCGTCTGCACTTCGGTTTTCGCACCAATTACTACGGCAACTCCGCGAAACCCTTCTCTGAGCATGGCAAATCCACTTACCAATGGCATTCAGGCTATGCAATTTTCTCGGCCGATGGCGACAGAGTTTACGCAGCCAATCATGAAGATCATGGCACCAGCAACATTCCTGCCGCTAAGACCGTCGGGAATGGCTTCCCTTGATAGTATCACCCATGGATAAGCAGAGACCTGTTCTACTGTACGCCTGAGAGACGTACGGCACACAACAAAAAGTCACACCGTTCAATTCAAGGAATTACATGCTAACCTTTCATCCATTTATGCAAAGCTAGCACACATCTGTTTGACCATCGTACTTTCAAACATATAAATGTACAGCAATCTCAACAAGCTTGAAGGCGGTTCCAGTCAAtcacgaatatatttatttactgttTTTTCGCTATTTACGTCAGATGCAAACAAGCCATTTGTTCATGGTCATCGCTCATTTGCAATAGTTTGCATCGAGTGATTTATCAAGGCCATAGATTTCCCTCCGTACGTAGATGAAGAGAAAGCTGTAGCATGACGTCTGTACTTAACAGGCAATATCTTCAATCACAACAAGTCACTCACGAAGCCAGTCACAAATTTCATCAAGACAAATACCTAAgacagcgaagaaaatatttggttCAAATTAAAACGAATACTCAATCGACGATTTCCCTTTATTCTTAAGGGACAATACTACGGGAAAACTCATAACCATCCCGAAAATTCAGTGAAGGAACAAGTTTCCTTTGAAATGCATTTCGCCCGTTGTGTCCAACTTTGTGAAAGGTTTGGTACAcatcctctttaaaaaaaaaacgtaaaggCTTTGCTGCATTGGGAAACACGTAACTGTTGCGGATACGTTGTTTCTTCGAAGTTGCTGATGAAAAAGTCTAACCTACAGTTACCGAGGAAGTTGCTTTGTAAGTTAAATCCAGAACTAGAATTAACTTGTTAGGGTTAGGCGACTTTCTCAACTCCCACAATACACCTCCTCCccttccaccccccccccccccccataataaataaataaaaattgcatGGGCCTTGATTTCTCTTAGAACATCTTTATGTCCCTAGAGAAATGGAAAGCAATGATTACGCaaattttggggggtaaacaaAATGTATtgtgggatttgagaaagtaccagaaaataagaaaagctgcgcacgtagactcgctttaaagaggaggcacaCATGAACTCGTAAATGGCCCATTTTAGAATAgctcatttttatttcaaatcacTCAAGCCGCCTCAATCTTGACTAAATGTGACGTATTACTGACGGCTCTCCTATTGTTAACATACAAAAGCTCTTTGGCGAAACAACCAGGCAACCGTTACACGTCAGATtgattcaagatggcagcgcgCGGAAAATGTAAAAGTGAAAAAAAGCGTTTGTAAATTCATTAGTTTCCTGAAACAAACATTGTTTTCGGAAAACAATCCAAACAGCTTTATTGGAAACAGAAGTTACTCCGGTTTATTCATTACAAGGACTGGAGATTTCCTCTCAAGTTGGGGCAGAATATGGCGACAATGGTCTTGAACAAATGATCATCGTTTTGCCAAGCATACCCTTTTCATGAACCATTCACTCATCGCGTAAAAGCCAAGTACAGAGGAGATATTTCCTACTACTATGCAGCATTTAATGCACCTTCACAACAGGAGATTGGTCGaagttttttttagaaattccTAAGCTATACTCTGGTTGTCTTATTGCGCATTGCCAAAGTCATTCACAGCACAGCTTACGCTAACATGCGGTCATTGTAAAGGCAGACTGCAAACCATTGTCTGGAACGTTTAAATCGGGGATGAAAGCAACACTCctattgtttgaagaaaaagagaTCAACACGCTGAAttttgtctgcagtctgcattttacaatGGCCTATCAACGGACTCTTGTACAGCTAAACTACAGTGGGCAAAAAGGGTGAAAATCTTCGGTCTCGTAACTAGTTATTAAATACGTACAGAAATCGATAGACAGAAGCACTGAAGGTCTTAAATCGGTTGGTTAgccaaaaacgtttttatttttgcaGGAGACTTAAGATTTACACCTGGATATGCCTTTCCGGAAAATATATTAATATACTACGACGTGCAGAGATAGGCTTACTTTCAGGAAAAACGCGCAAATTTCTCTTTTACTGACAAGAATAACAATTTTACACGAAGAAAAATGAGTTTAAATTAAACGCAGGCGACGTTCTGCGAATGCAACAAAAAAGCTCAAAGTAGAGTTCAATTGAAAATCcaggaaatttgtttttaaaaagtagGAATTTATGCCATTTTTTacgtttaaaaaaatgttgagaAAATGTTGCGCAAATCGCGAACACAATACAGATTCAAGGAATG is a window of Montipora foliosa isolate CH-2021 chromosome 5, ASM3666993v2, whole genome shotgun sequence DNA encoding:
- the LOC138004191 gene encoding uncharacterized protein isoform X1, which produces MAFLDSQFNKASFSQIKNTIRELTGRVAGWSCESMMPHRGPGGVNQLGGVFVNGRPLPDYMRHRIVELAHCGVRPSEISRQLLVSHGCVSKILGRYYETGSVRPGAIGGSKPKVATPRVVSKILAYKEDNPCIFAWEIRNNLLSDGVCDKSNVPSVSSINRILRNAAAEKEQRVAQEKAKHHVQHLQQQIPNTPQLNGFQAQIGFAIPSNAQTALPTTLQTLQQQMPAPQALPQATTPVEKPAHTQEIVQSIEKTESEQGGTPHNGKEHNGQPETEDKHNVHEESEKGALIEERKRKHEDAPVNGEHKGEDVKKENDGTTDVNGNEGPEAKKKKFDYVESSHKNEMPVYTRVSPTWIKYNPMIPSGFAIASSLNGLNAIAGDLNGLNVNVNGMGGLNGVNGLGGVGAVNGLNGIAQMNAVNGMNGINGIGNGLSNGMGIMNGNNAINGINGIAGISAINGINTLSNLGCHSVNGMNAINGMHSMNGLNGHSNGGITHPGMDQERSLGHGQNGINGHAENVHWSPTYPMVCLPDSNNSNGITQTNGINKQDSFPPQIAFQITNTPRPDLQTNSANSTTVCTSVFAPITTATPRNPSLSMANPLTNGIQAMQFSRPMATEFTQPIMKIMAPATFLPLRPSGMASLDSITHG
- the LOC138004191 gene encoding uncharacterized protein isoform X2, encoding MMPHRGPGGVNQLGGVFVNGRPLPDYMRHRIVELAHCGVRPSEISRQLLVSHGCVSKILGRYYETGSVRPGAIGGSKPKVATPRVVSKILAYKEDNPCIFAWEIRNNLLSDGVCDKSNVPSVSSINRILRNAAAEKEQRVAQEKAKHHVQHLQQQIPNTPQLNGFQAQIGFAIPSNAQTALPTTLQTLQQQMPAPQALPQATTPVEKPAHTQEIVQSIEKTESEQGGTPHNGKEHNGQPETEDKHNVHEESEKGALIEERKRKHEDAPVNGEHKGEDVKKENDGTTDVNGNEGPEAKKKKFDYVESSHKNEMPVYTRVSPTWIKYNPMIPSGFAIASSLNGLNAIAGDLNGLNVNVNGMGGLNGVNGLGGVGAVNGLNGIAQMNAVNGMNGINGIGNGLSNGMGIMNGNNAINGINGIAGISAINGINTLSNLGCHSVNGMNAINGMHSMNGLNGHSNGGITHPGMDQERSLGHGQNGINGHAENVHWSPTYPMVCLPDSNNSNGITQTNGINKQDSFPPQIAFQITNTPRPDLQTNSANSTTVCTSVFAPITTATPRNPSLSMANPLTNGIQAMQFSRPMATEFTQPIMKIMAPATFLPLRPSGMASLDSITHG